One segment of Ipomoea triloba cultivar NCNSP0323 chromosome 12, ASM357664v1 DNA contains the following:
- the LOC116000440 gene encoding phosphatidylinositol 3,4,5-trisphosphate 3-phosphatase and protein-tyrosine-phosphatase PTEN1 — translation MGLRLGKQGQKKPALVAQLNYIHAQQDLVNLIFRSCYIRNLVSKKRRRLLVGGYDLDMTYITDRLLAMSFPAEHMRAMYRNPMWQVKSVLDMRHFGHYKVYNLCIEQAYDPTHFYGRVERYPFDDNHVPPLRMVKEFCEDVHSWLSSDPKNTAVIHCMAGKGRTGLMVCAYLVYTGMSAEEALQVYAEKRTTNNHGVSIPSQRRYVGYWEKVLSFPDTVDRGIPDVNLPKPCSRELRRIRLYDTVNVDSIFFVVSQLQNIPGERYCPPVEVSKSCCRRNKNGFHRPNSPRYYYSFLEGNEEEDDEFEEEKEPRLVIQMDTESSMLYQKTCLDYYYENPLQVMGDVRIIFYEKLIGGRLFYACFNTSFIKSGLLQLSLREMDKVGKKGKSICGPAFCVELIFGPANPSTLITPQLSHVDHLVEEG, via the exons ATGGGGCTAAGGTTGGGAAAACAGGGGCAAAAGAAGCCTGCACTGGTAGCTCAATTGAACTACATCCATGCCCAACAAGACCTCGTAAATTTAATCTTCAGGAGTTGTTACATTCGTAACTTGGTCTCCAAGAAGAGAAGGCGATTGCTGGTCGGAGGTTATGATTTGGATATGACATATATAACCGACAGGCTTCTCGCCATGTCGTTTCCAGCGGAACACATGCGAGCCATGTACCGGAACCCTATGTGGCAAGTTAAATCTGTCCTCGATATGAGACATTTTGGACATTATAAG GTCTATAACTTGTGTATCGAACAAGCTTATGACCCGACACATTTTTATGGTCGTGTCGAGAGGTATCCATTTGATGACAACCATGTCCCACCTCTCCGAATGGTGAAGGAGTTTTGTGAGGATGTCCATTCATGGTTGTCATCTGACCCAAAGAACACTGCTGTCATACACTGCATG GCTGGAAAAGGTCGAACTGGATTAATGGTGTGTGCATACCTGGTTTACACTGGCATGTCAGCCGAGGAAGCTCTGCAAGTCTATGCAGAAAAGAGAACTACCAACAACCATGGA GTTTCAATACCAAGCCAGCGTCGTTATGTTGGGTACTGGGAGAAAGTACTTTCCTTCCCAGATACAGTTGATCGTGGCATTCCAGATGTGAATTTGCCCAAACCATGTTCTAGAGAGCTTCGTCGCATTCGATTATATGATACAGTAAATGTTGATTCTATCTTCTTTGTGGTCTCTCAGCTGCAAAAT attcCTGGAGAGAGATATTGCCCGCCTGTAGAAGTGTCTAAGAGCTGTTGCAGGCGAAATAAGAATGGGTTCCATAGGCCCAATAGCCCTCGTTATTATTACTCGTTTCTGGAAGGCAAtgaagaagaggatgatgaaTTCGAAGAAGAAAAGGAACCTCGTTTGGTTATCCAAATGGACACTGAAAGCTCCATGCTTTACCAGAAAACCTGCCTTGACTACTATTATGAAAACCCTTTGCAA GTCATGGGAGATGTCCGTATAATATTCTACGAGAAGCTTATCGGAGGGCGTCTCTTTTATGCATGCTTCAACACATCATTTATCAAGAGCGGCCTGCTACAA tTATCTCTGCGGGAAATGGACAAAGTTGGAAAGAAGGGAAAGTCAATCTGCGGGCCAGCATTTTGCGTGGAGTTGATCTTCGGGCCGGCAAACCCAAGTACCTTAATCACACCTCAGTTATCACACGTTGACCATCTTGTTGAGGAAGGATGA
- the LOC115998093 gene encoding cyclic nucleotide-gated ion channel 2 has product MPSYLSLSRWFGTILRRKSVQPDNSDDTYDENPNFISTECYACTQVGVPVFHSTSCDNAHQPEWEASAGSSLIPIKNRTGSVTVRSTQDFHRSGPFGRVLDPRSKRVQRWNRAFLLARGMALAIDPLFFYALSIGRSGTPCLYMDGGLAAIVTILRTCLDAVHICHLWLQFRLAYVSRESLVVGCGKLVWDARAVASHYVRSLKGFWFDAFVILPIPQAVFWLVVPKLIREEQVKLIMTILLLIFLFQFLPRIYHSIYLMRRMQKVTGYIFGTIWWGFCLNLIAYFIASHVAGGCWYVLAIQRVASCLRQRCHYQKSTCNLRLSCSEEVCYQLLLPNGAEENPCVGNSTAAALMRKPLCLDVNGPFRFGIYKWALPVVSSRSVAVKILYPIFWGLMTLSTFGNDLEPTSNWLEVIFSICIVLSGLMLFTLLIGNIQVFLHAVMAKKRKMQLRCRDMEWWMKRRQLPSSLRQRVRYFERQRWAAMGGEDEMELIKDLPEGLRRDIKRFLCLDLIKKVPLFHSLDDLILDNICDRIKPLVFSKDEKIIREGDPVQRVVFIVRGRVKSSQNLSKGVVATSILEPGGFLGDELLSWCLRRPFIDRLPASSATFTCIDSTEAFGLDANHLRFITDHFRYKFANERLKRTARYYSANWRTWAAVNVQLAWRRYVVRTRGSRPIAVPENGDDGDRRLRQYAAMFLSIRPHDHLE; this is encoded by the exons ATGCCTTCTTATCTCTCCCTCTCAAG gtgGTTTGGGACGATATTGCGACGAAAATCAGTTCAACCGGACAACAGCGACGACACCTACGACGAAAACCCCAACTTTATCTCGACGGAATGTTACGCGTGCACGCAGGTTGGAGTTCCGGTTTTCCACTCCACAAGTTGCGACAATGCTCACCAGCCGGAGTGGGAGGCCTCGGCCGGTTCGTCGCTGATTCCCATCAAGAACCGGACCGGTTCCGTCACTGTTCGGTCCACCCAAGATTTCCACCGCTCGGGGCCGTTCGGGCGTGTGTTGGACCCCCGTAGCAAGCGCGTGCAGCGCTGGAACCGGGCGTTCTTGCTGGCGCGTGGAATGGCCTTGGCCATCGACCCTCTCTTCTTCTACGCCTTATCTATCGGGCGCAGTGGGACCCCCTGTCTTTACATGGACGGCGGTTTGGCCGCCATCGTTACTATCCTCCGTACCTGCCTTGACGCCGTCCATATCTGCCACCTGTGGCTCCAGTTCCGTCTGGCCTACGTGTCAAGGGAGTCACTCGTCGTCGGGTGTGGCAAACTCGTCTGGGACGCGCGTGCGGTTGCCTCCCACTATGTCCGCTCCCTCAAAGGCTTCTGGTTCGATGCTTTCGTCATTCTTCCCATTCCTCAG GCAGTGTTTTGGTTGGTGGTACCAAAATTGATAAGGGAGGAGCAGGTGAAGCTCATAATGACAATTCTTCTACTTATCTTCTTGTTCCAATTCCTCCCAAGAATCTACCACAGCATCTACTTGATGAGAAGAATGCAGAAGGTGACAGGCTACATTTTTGGAACCATTTGGTGGGGCTTTTGCCTCAACCTCATAGCTTACTTCATTGCTTCCCAT GTTGCTGGGGGTTGCTGGTATGTTCTTGCGATTCAAAGGGTGGCTTCATGCCTTAGGCAGCGGTGTCATTATCAGAAAAGTACGTGTAATCTCCGGTTGTCGTGCTCGGAGGAGGTGTGCTATCAGCTTCTACTGCCAAACGGCGCTGAAGAGAATCCTTGTGTGGGTAACTCAACGGCGGCGGCGCTGATGAGGAAGCCGTTGTGTTTGGATGTGAATGGGCCGTTCCGGTTTGGGATATACAAATGGGCTCTCCCCGTCGTGTCTAGCCGCTCCGTTGCTGTCAAGATTCTTTATCCCATCTTCTGGGGGCTCATGACTCTCAGCACGTTTGGGAATGATTTGGAACCGACTAGTAACTGGTTGGAAGTCATCTTCAGCATTTGCATTGTGCTTAGTGGGTTAATGTTGTTCACACTCTTGATCGGAAACATTCAG GTATTTCTGCACGCGGTGATGGCAAAGAAGAGGAAAATGCAACTTCGGTGTCGAGATATGGAATGGTGGATGAAGAGAAGACAGCTGCCGTCAAGCTTGAGACAGAGAGTGCGCTACTTTGAACGCCAAAGATGGGCAGCCATGGGTGGGGAAGACGAGATGgaattgattaaagacttgccCGAAGGGCTTCGACGAGACATTAAACGATTCCTCTGCCTCGATCTCATCAAAAAG GTGCCTCTGTTCCACAGTTTGGACGATCTCATTCTTGACAACATCTGCGACCGCATTAAGCCCCTAGTCTTCTCCAAAGATGAGAAG ATAATAAGAGAAGGAGATCCGGTGCAACGAGTGGTGTTCATAGTCCGGGGCCGTGTAAAAAGCAGCCAAAACCTCAGCAAAGGCGTGGTGGCCACAAGCATCCTCGAACCAGGCGGCTTCTTAGGCGACGAACTTCTCTCATGGTGTCTCCGCCGCCCCTTCATAGACAGGCTACCGGCTTCTTCCGCCACATTCACCTGCATCGACTCCACGGAAGCCTTCGGCCTCGACGCCAATCACCTCCGCTTCATCACAGATCACTTCAGGTACAAATTCGCGAACGAGCGGCTTAAGCGGACCGCAAGGTATTACTCCGCCAACTGGAGAACCTGGGCCGCCGTGAATGTGCAGTTGGCGTGGCGGCGCTACGTGGTCAGGACCAGAGGGAGTCGGCCCATTGCTGTGCCGGAAAATGGAGACGACGGCGATCGACGGCTCCGGCAGTATGCCGCGATGTTCTTGTCAATCAGACCACACGATCACCTTGAGTGA